The proteins below come from a single Streptomyces sp. MRC013 genomic window:
- a CDS encoding GNAT family N-acetyltransferase, translating to MTEAESDRWLAADPGRAELLPEGPAAGGARLHAAVRDGVRVGHLWTGSRDLPTGERVPYVWEVAVAEGERRKGHGRALMRFAEDLVRAAGGDRLALRVDPDNTAARALYASLGYRLLSTDHEKTLC from the coding sequence ATGACGGAAGCGGAGTCCGACCGGTGGCTCGCCGCCGACCCGGGCCGCGCCGAACTGCTCCCCGAGGGCCCGGCCGCCGGGGGCGCCCGGCTCCACGCCGCCGTGCGGGACGGCGTGCGGGTCGGCCACCTGTGGACCGGCTCGCGCGACCTGCCGACGGGGGAGCGGGTGCCGTACGTGTGGGAGGTGGCCGTCGCCGAGGGGGAGCGCCGCAAGGGCCACGGCCGGGCGCTGATGCGCTTCGCCGAGGACCTCGTGCGCGCCGCGGGCGGCGACCGCCTCGCCCTGCGGGTGGACCCGGACAACACCGCGGCCCGTGCGCTGTACGCGTCGCTCGGCTACCGGCTGCTGTCCACGGACCACGAGAAGACCCTGTGCTGA
- a CDS encoding DsbA family protein: MNDSTTDRTARPVVLDVWCELQCPDCRTALEDLRFLRARYGDRLEVRLRHFPLEKHKYAYAAAQAVEEALAQGGGWPYVEEVLGRVEELDARGEAFLLEVARGLGLDDEEFDTALVDGRHLLAVDADRAEGEAIGVTGTPTYVIGGERLDGGAGQGDLRARVEEIADRLLAGR, from the coding sequence ATGAACGACTCCACCACCGACCGCACCGCCCGGCCCGTCGTCCTGGACGTCTGGTGCGAACTGCAGTGCCCCGACTGCCGGACCGCGCTGGAGGACCTGCGGTTCCTGCGGGCCCGCTACGGCGACCGGCTGGAGGTGCGGCTGCGCCACTTCCCGCTGGAGAAGCACAAGTACGCCTACGCCGCCGCCCAGGCCGTCGAAGAGGCCCTGGCGCAGGGCGGGGGTTGGCCGTACGTGGAGGAGGTGCTCGGCCGCGTGGAGGAGCTGGACGCGAGGGGCGAGGCGTTCCTGCTGGAGGTCGCGCGCGGTCTCGGCCTGGACGACGAGGAGTTCGACACGGCGCTGGTGGACGGGCGGCACCTGCTGGCGGTCGACGCCGACCGGGCCGAGGGCGAGGCCATCGGCGTCACCGGCACTCCCACGTACGTGATCGGCGGCGAGCGCCTGGACGGCGGCGCCGGCCAGGGGGACCTGCGCGCCCGTGTCGAGGAGATCGCCGACCGCCTGCTGGCCGGGCGCTGA
- a CDS encoding CGNR zinc finger domain-containing protein: MLIPHDTRIALDTVVDLMNTAPEGGRGEALGDVPSLYAFVEGHRVSGVGELGPRDLRAVQEVRRRFTEVFAAPDARTAAGLINQLVAAAGTTPQLTDHDGYDWHVHYFAPGASVADHLAADCGMALAFLLVAGERERLRRCGAPDCGRAFVDLSRNRSRRYCDSRTCGNRLHVAAYRARRRDAASG; encoded by the coding sequence GTGCTGATCCCCCACGACACCCGGATCGCCCTCGACACCGTCGTCGACCTGATGAACACCGCGCCGGAGGGGGGCCGCGGCGAGGCCCTCGGGGACGTGCCGTCGCTGTACGCCTTCGTGGAGGGCCACCGGGTGAGCGGGGTCGGCGAGCTGGGACCGCGGGACCTGCGGGCCGTCCAGGAGGTGCGGCGCCGGTTCACGGAGGTGTTCGCCGCGCCCGACGCACGGACGGCGGCCGGGCTGATCAACCAGCTGGTCGCCGCGGCGGGCACCACGCCGCAGCTGACCGACCACGACGGCTACGACTGGCACGTCCACTACTTCGCCCCCGGCGCCTCGGTCGCCGACCACCTCGCCGCGGACTGCGGCATGGCACTCGCGTTCCTCCTCGTGGCGGGCGAGCGCGAGCGGCTGCGCCGGTGCGGGGCCCCGGACTGCGGGCGGGCCTTCGTTGACCTGTCCCGCAACCGGTCGCGGCGCTACTGCGACAGCCGCACCTGCGGCAACCGGTTGCACGTGGCGGCGTACCGGGCGCGGCGCAGGGACGCGGCGTCCGGCTGA
- a CDS encoding SsgA family sporulation/cell division regulator, protein MNTTVSCELHLRLVVSSESSLPVPAGLRYDTADPYAVHATFHTGAEETVEWVFARDLLAEGLHRPTGTGDVRVWPSRSHGQGVVCIALSSPEGEALLEAPARALESFLKRTDAAVPPGTEHRHFDLDTELSHILAES, encoded by the coding sequence ATGAACACCACGGTCAGCTGCGAGCTGCACCTGCGCCTCGTTGTGTCGAGCGAGTCCTCACTGCCTGTTCCGGCGGGCCTGCGGTATGACACGGCCGATCCGTATGCCGTGCACGCCACCTTCCACACCGGGGCCGAGGAGACGGTCGAGTGGGTCTTCGCCCGCGACCTTCTCGCCGAGGGGCTGCACCGGCCCACCGGCACCGGCGACGTCAGGGTCTGGCCGTCCCGCAGCCACGGACAGGGCGTCGTCTGCATCGCCCTCAGCTCCCCGGAGGGCGAAGCCCTGCTCGAGGCCCCGGCGCGGGCCCTGGAGTCGTTCCTCAAGCGGACCGACGCGGCGGTGCCGCCCGGCACCGAGCACCGCCACTTCGACCTCGACACGGAGCTCTCCCACATTCTCGCGGAGAGCTGA
- a CDS encoding TIGR02611 family protein, with protein MNAESDERGGVAGSAAETPAAGGVTRRTDDERPLGSRAPAFVKARRPLHLSWQVGVFLIGLAVVAVGVVMLPLPGPGWFVIFAGMAIWATEFVWAQLVLRWTKRKVTEAAQRALDPRVRRRNLALTVAGLVIAGVLIGVYIWKFGLVVPWKADQ; from the coding sequence ATGAACGCGGAGAGTGACGAGCGGGGCGGGGTCGCCGGGTCGGCGGCCGAGACACCCGCGGCGGGGGGCGTGACCCGGCGGACCGACGACGAGCGACCGCTCGGCTCAAGGGCCCCCGCCTTCGTGAAAGCCCGGCGCCCCCTGCACCTGAGCTGGCAGGTCGGCGTCTTCCTCATCGGCCTCGCCGTCGTCGCCGTCGGCGTGGTCATGCTGCCGCTGCCCGGGCCCGGCTGGTTCGTGATCTTCGCCGGCATGGCCATCTGGGCGACCGAGTTCGTCTGGGCCCAGCTCGTCCTGCGTTGGACCAAGCGCAAGGTCACGGAGGCCGCCCAGCGCGCGCTGGACCCCCGCGTCCGGCGCCGCAACCTGGCTCTCACCGTCGCCGGCCTGGTCATCGCCGGCGTGCTGATCGGCGTGTACATATGGAAGTTCGGCCTGGTGGTGCCGTGGAAGGCCGACCAGTGA